One genomic window of Luteitalea pratensis includes the following:
- a CDS encoding ATP-binding protein, which produces MVIAERPKVLIVDDQPRNLDALEAMLAPAECVLVRAQSADEALLSLLRHEFAAIVLDIRMPGMTGIELAQLIKQRKRSEHIPILFLTAHTADDSDILRGYGVGAVDYLSKPVNPDILRSKVGVFIELFRKTRALADLNDALQREVVERQSVQAALERVNQELESRVQERTLALSRAHQGVQENEARLRMALDVAQMTAWEWQLASGEMTWASDPEELFGFPAGAFGPERRTTRVLHVDDRERVSACLRDALQAGVYDCDYRVVRTDGSVAWLTERGRIVPQESGQGDRMVGVTRNVTREREAEREREELLLQAREARDEAERQVRLKDEFLATLSHELRTPMNAMLGWLAIIQEDSSLPDGVQNRLEIIDRNAHAQAKLIEDLLDMNRLMTGNVQLELEPVDLAVLAESTVQTLRPTADAKTVRLALEASHSGGLVNGDGGRLQQVLFNLVHNAVKFTPGGGHVVVGVQTSDAAVRLVVADSGCGISATFLPHVFERFRQEDPSSTRQSHGLGLGLSIARHLAELHGGTLRAASAGMGQGATFVLELPRAVPATSSAMPLAASESSSR; this is translated from the coding sequence ATGGTGATTGCCGAGCGCCCGAAGGTGCTGATCGTGGACGATCAGCCCCGCAACCTGGATGCCCTCGAGGCGATGCTTGCGCCTGCCGAGTGCGTCCTCGTGCGCGCGCAGTCGGCCGACGAGGCGCTCCTCAGCCTGCTGCGTCACGAGTTCGCGGCGATCGTGCTCGACATCCGCATGCCCGGGATGACCGGCATCGAGCTGGCGCAACTGATCAAGCAACGCAAGCGATCGGAGCACATCCCGATCCTGTTCCTCACCGCGCACACCGCCGACGACAGCGACATCCTGCGCGGCTATGGTGTCGGGGCCGTCGATTACCTGAGCAAGCCGGTCAATCCCGACATCCTCCGCTCGAAGGTCGGGGTCTTCATCGAGTTGTTCCGGAAGACGCGGGCGCTTGCCGACCTGAACGACGCGTTGCAGCGGGAGGTCGTCGAACGCCAGAGTGTGCAGGCGGCACTCGAACGCGTCAACCAGGAACTGGAGAGCCGGGTGCAGGAGCGGACGTTGGCGCTGTCGCGAGCGCACCAGGGCGTCCAGGAGAACGAGGCGCGCCTGCGCATGGCGCTGGACGTGGCGCAGATGACCGCGTGGGAATGGCAGCTCGCGAGCGGAGAAATGACCTGGGCATCGGATCCCGAGGAACTCTTCGGGTTCCCCGCCGGAGCGTTCGGGCCGGAGCGGCGCACCACCCGCGTGCTCCATGTCGACGATCGCGAACGCGTCAGCGCCTGCCTGCGCGACGCGCTGCAGGCCGGCGTCTACGATTGCGACTATCGCGTGGTGCGGACCGACGGGTCCGTGGCCTGGCTGACCGAACGTGGCCGCATCGTGCCGCAGGAGTCCGGCCAGGGCGACCGCATGGTTGGCGTGACCCGCAACGTGACACGGGAGCGGGAGGCCGAGCGGGAGCGCGAGGAACTGCTGCTGCAGGCGCGTGAGGCGCGCGACGAAGCCGAGCGTCAGGTCCGCCTGAAGGACGAGTTCCTGGCGACGCTGAGCCACGAACTGCGGACGCCCATGAACGCGATGCTCGGCTGGCTCGCGATCATCCAGGAAGACTCCTCCCTCCCTGACGGCGTCCAGAATCGCCTCGAGATCATCGATCGCAACGCGCACGCACAGGCCAAACTGATCGAGGATCTCCTCGACATGAACCGGCTGATGACCGGCAACGTGCAATTGGAACTCGAGCCCGTGGACCTGGCCGTGCTGGCCGAATCCACGGTCCAGACCTTGCGCCCGACCGCAGACGCCAAGACGGTGCGCCTCGCGCTGGAGGCCTCCCATTCCGGCGGGCTGGTCAATGGCGATGGCGGGCGGCTCCAGCAGGTGCTCTTCAACCTCGTACACAACGCGGTGAAGTTCACCCCAGGAGGCGGCCATGTCGTGGTGGGCGTGCAGACCTCCGACGCCGCGGTGCGCCTCGTGGTGGCCGACAGCGGCTGCGGTATCTCCGCGACGTTCCTGCCACACGTATTCGAGCGCTTCCGCCAGGAAGACCCTTCGTCCACGCGGCAATCACATGGCCTGGGGCTGGGGCTCTCGATAGCGCGGCACCTCGCGGAGTTGCACGGCGGGACGCTCCGGGCTGCCAGCGCTGGCATGGGACAGGGCGCGACGTTCGTGCTCGAATTGCCGCGTGCGGTGCCGGCGACTTCGAGTGCCATGCCCCTGGCCGCGAGCGAGAGCTCGAGCCGATAG
- a CDS encoding NAD(P)-dependent alcohol dehydrogenase: MRALVYCDYGTPDVLTIAQVEKPVPQETQVLVRVRAASVNPVDWHMIRGTPYVMRIDSGLRKPAVTRTGVDFAGVVEAVGRQVSRFKVGDEVFGGRTGALAEYVVVSADRAIVHKPALITFDQAAAVGVAGLTALQGIRDRGEVRKGERVLINGASGGVGTFAVQIAKHIGAEVTGVCSTRNVDLVRSLGADHVIDYTKDDFTTRTAAYDMLLDNVGNRPLSACRRVLTPNGRYVLVGGGGPNDHRIVGPLGRVASIYLMKPFVRQEMSMFIADLNRRDLEWFADAMGTGVVSAVIDRRYPFAQAAEAMRYLESGRARGKVIVTMD; this comes from the coding sequence ATGCGTGCGCTCGTGTACTGCGACTACGGAACGCCCGACGTGCTGACGATCGCGCAGGTCGAGAAGCCGGTGCCGCAGGAGACCCAGGTCCTGGTGCGCGTCAGGGCCGCCTCGGTGAATCCCGTGGACTGGCACATGATCCGCGGCACCCCGTACGTGATGCGGATCGACAGCGGCCTGCGCAAACCGGCGGTTACGCGAACGGGCGTGGACTTTGCCGGGGTCGTCGAGGCTGTGGGCCGGCAGGTCAGCCGGTTCAAGGTCGGCGACGAGGTGTTCGGTGGCCGGACCGGGGCCCTGGCCGAGTACGTCGTCGTCTCGGCGGACCGCGCCATCGTTCACAAACCGGCCCTCATCACGTTCGATCAGGCGGCCGCCGTCGGCGTCGCCGGACTCACCGCGCTGCAGGGGATCCGCGATCGCGGGGAGGTCCGGAAGGGGGAGCGCGTCCTGATCAACGGCGCATCCGGCGGCGTCGGCACGTTCGCGGTGCAGATCGCGAAACACATCGGCGCGGAGGTCACCGGCGTCTGCAGCACGCGCAACGTCGACCTCGTTCGTTCGCTTGGTGCCGATCACGTGATCGACTACACGAAGGACGACTTCACGACGCGCACCGCCGCATACGACATGCTCCTGGACAATGTGGGCAACCGTCCGCTCTCCGCGTGCCGGCGAGTGCTCACGCCCAACGGTCGCTACGTGCTCGTCGGCGGCGGGGGGCCCAACGACCACCGCATTGTCGGCCCGCTCGGCCGAGTGGCCTCCATCTACCTGATGAAGCCGTTCGTCCGGCAAGAGATGAGCATGTTCATCGCCGATCTGAATCGCCGCGATCTCGAATGGTTCGCCGACGCGATGGGGACCGGGGTCGTGTCTGCGGTCATCGACAGGCGCTACCCCTTCGCGCAGGCCGCCGAGGCGATGCGCTATCTCGAGTCAGGCCGTGCCCGCGGCAAGGTGATCGTGACAATGGACTAG
- a CDS encoding CitMHS family transporter codes for MLATIGFVTVLILLVLLASRRVTPVVGLVGVPILAAIVSGHGASVGQYVTSGLQQTAPVVATFVFAILFFGLMTDAGLLDPVVNGVLRAIGTNPTRIVAGSAVLAAAVHLDGAGAVTFLVTIPPLVPVYERLRMDKRVLACVVAMAAGVMNIVPWGGPLLRAAASLHVPVTDLFRPLLPVMAVGLSFVFATALWLGRRETRRLAAMPASIEDATVPGRARSTIGESRLTEDELVLRRPSRFWWNVLITVMLLVAMVAEWVPPAVAFMVGTVLALLLNYPDTAMQRIRVDAHARSALMMATVLMGAGAFIGVMKGSGMLDAMAVAAVRAVPAGGGSHIPVLLGLLSMPLSLLFDPDSFYFGVLPVVAQAAAAFGIPGVQVGQAALLGQMTTGFPVSPLTPSTFLLVGLTGVDLADHQRFSIPFLLATTIVMTAACVVLGVFPL; via the coding sequence ATGCTGGCGACCATCGGTTTCGTTACGGTCCTCATCCTGCTCGTGCTCCTCGCCAGCAGGCGGGTGACCCCTGTCGTCGGCCTCGTCGGCGTGCCGATCCTTGCCGCCATCGTGTCCGGCCATGGGGCCTCGGTCGGGCAGTACGTGACGTCCGGCCTGCAGCAGACGGCGCCGGTCGTCGCGACGTTCGTCTTCGCGATCCTGTTCTTCGGCCTCATGACGGACGCGGGCCTGCTCGATCCCGTCGTGAACGGCGTGCTGCGAGCGATCGGCACCAACCCCACCCGCATCGTCGCCGGTTCGGCCGTGCTCGCCGCGGCAGTGCATCTCGATGGCGCTGGCGCGGTGACCTTCCTCGTCACCATCCCGCCGCTCGTCCCGGTGTACGAGCGGTTGCGGATGGACAAGCGCGTGCTCGCCTGTGTTGTCGCGATGGCCGCCGGGGTGATGAACATCGTGCCGTGGGGCGGTCCGCTGCTGCGAGCCGCGGCGTCCCTGCACGTGCCGGTGACCGACCTGTTCAGGCCGCTGTTGCCGGTGATGGCCGTCGGTCTCTCGTTCGTCTTCGCGACGGCACTGTGGCTGGGTCGTCGTGAAACGCGTCGCCTCGCCGCGATGCCTGCGTCCATCGAGGATGCGACCGTTCCCGGTCGTGCCCGATCCACGATCGGCGAGTCGCGCCTCACGGAAGACGAACTGGTCTTGCGCCGGCCCTCGCGGTTCTGGTGGAACGTGCTGATCACCGTGATGCTGCTCGTGGCGATGGTCGCGGAATGGGTTCCACCCGCGGTGGCGTTCATGGTCGGCACGGTACTGGCCCTGCTGCTGAACTACCCGGACACGGCGATGCAACGTATCCGCGTCGACGCGCACGCCAGGAGTGCCTTGATGATGGCCACCGTCCTGATGGGAGCCGGCGCCTTCATCGGAGTAATGAAGGGATCGGGCATGCTCGACGCGATGGCGGTGGCGGCGGTGCGGGCCGTGCCGGCAGGGGGAGGGAGCCACATCCCCGTGCTGCTCGGGCTGCTGTCGATGCCGCTCAGCCTCTTGTTCGATCCGGATTCGTTCTACTTCGGGGTCTTGCCGGTTGTCGCCCAGGCTGCCGCGGCTTTTGGCATCCCGGGCGTACAGGTGGGCCAGGCGGCGTTGCTCGGCCAGATGACGACGGGATTTCCGGTCAGTCCCCTGACGCCGTCGACGTTCCTCCTCGTCGGCCTCACGGGCGTTGATCTCGCCGACCACCAGCGCTTCTCGATCCCGTTTCTGCTCGCGACGACGATCGTGATGACGGCCGCCTGTGTCGTGCTGGGAGTGTTTCCGCTGTGA
- a CDS encoding protein kinase domain-containing protein, with product MRPDRWTKIEELLQAALEHTGAERSAFLASACEGDTDLRDQVEALLDADQLAQGFLETSALEDAADLFIDGHSEPVAGSRIAHYVVEQRLGSGGNGEVYLARDIRLGRRIALKLLDDAIADDGASRARFLREARLASAISHPHVCAVYEVGEADGHLFIAMQYVEGETLRHRIAGRPLAFDEFCAIALQVSEALAAAHALGIVHHDVKTCNIMITPQSQAMVLDFGLARMREQGEVAAQGRATIPGAVFGTPASMSPEQALGGAVDHRSDIFSFGVVLYEMATGQMPFRGDSPTEVVRAVLRTRPTPIAELNAALPERVSGVVERALAKDPADRYQSIEAMRVDLHDIADNDAIAPAASRASARGPALALAFAAMVAVPLIVITVWPAGQPVQVATAAPRGRSIAVLPFKSLVSTERNEALELGMADTLIASLSTIPELDVRPISAVRNYGGLQQDALAAGREQRVDAVVDGGIQTSADRVRVTVRLLNVSDGRQLWASRFEEPLTNIFALQDAVAERVSAALTVRLAANQAHEKRYVADVEAYQLYLLGRYHLVRLTDDGFSRALHYFEQAVARDPAYAQAHAGMAKAYVSLSGFNAWPPSEGFPKARQSAETALRLDEGLADAHAALADAIFLHGWNWGAAEREYRRALELNPGDADAHMAYGFYLGAMGRHDDAIKESTRAVELDPLSPTLIAGLGGVLHVARRHEEAGVQFRRALAMDPNFGYGHWGLGRALLEQRRYGPAAEAFRRSIPLSGDSPDETAELARTYALAGKRSEALALIARLTRLSTRRYVAPTTFAVLHAALGDKDKAFSWLARAREKRDFLLVLAAVEPMFDPLRDDARFTALLASMKLAGPLPNPAR from the coding sequence GTGAGGCCCGACCGGTGGACGAAGATCGAGGAGCTGCTGCAAGCCGCGCTCGAACACACCGGCGCCGAGCGCTCCGCGTTCCTCGCAAGTGCCTGCGAGGGCGACACCGACCTGCGCGATCAGGTCGAGGCGCTGCTCGATGCCGATCAGCTTGCGCAGGGCTTCCTCGAAACGAGCGCATTGGAGGATGCGGCCGATCTGTTCATCGACGGCCACTCCGAGCCAGTCGCGGGATCCCGCATCGCCCACTACGTCGTGGAACAACGGCTCGGAAGCGGTGGCAACGGCGAGGTCTACCTCGCCCGCGACATCAGGTTGGGCCGCAGGATTGCCCTGAAGCTGCTCGACGATGCGATTGCCGACGACGGCGCGTCGCGAGCGCGCTTCCTTCGCGAGGCACGCCTGGCGTCCGCCATTTCCCACCCGCATGTGTGTGCGGTATACGAAGTCGGCGAGGCCGACGGTCACCTCTTCATCGCGATGCAGTACGTGGAAGGCGAGACGCTGCGTCATCGCATCGCTGGACGTCCACTCGCATTCGATGAGTTCTGCGCCATTGCCCTGCAAGTGAGCGAGGCGCTTGCCGCCGCTCACGCGCTCGGCATCGTCCACCATGACGTGAAGACCTGCAACATCATGATCACGCCGCAGTCGCAGGCGATGGTGCTCGACTTCGGGCTCGCACGCATGCGCGAGCAGGGCGAGGTGGCCGCGCAGGGTCGCGCGACAATCCCCGGCGCGGTATTCGGCACGCCTGCGTCGATGTCGCCGGAGCAGGCGCTCGGCGGCGCGGTGGATCACCGCAGCGACATCTTTTCGTTCGGCGTCGTGCTCTACGAAATGGCGACCGGGCAGATGCCGTTCCGCGGCGACTCGCCAACCGAGGTCGTCAGAGCGGTCCTGCGCACGCGGCCGACCCCCATTGCGGAACTGAACGCCGCCCTGCCGGAACGTGTGTCTGGCGTCGTCGAGCGCGCGCTCGCCAAGGATCCCGCCGATCGCTATCAGTCGATCGAGGCCATGCGCGTGGACTTGCACGACATCGCCGACAACGACGCCATTGCTCCCGCAGCGTCGCGAGCGTCCGCGCGTGGGCCTGCCCTCGCGCTCGCCTTTGCCGCCATGGTGGCAGTGCCGCTCATCGTCATCACCGTGTGGCCGGCCGGGCAGCCGGTACAGGTCGCGACCGCCGCACCGAGGGGCCGCTCCATCGCGGTGCTGCCATTCAAGTCGCTGGTGTCGACCGAAAGGAACGAGGCACTCGAGTTGGGCATGGCGGACACGCTGATCGCGAGCCTCAGCACGATACCCGAGCTCGACGTGCGCCCGATCAGCGCGGTCCGCAACTACGGCGGGCTCCAACAGGACGCGCTCGCGGCCGGGCGAGAGCAGCGAGTCGATGCAGTGGTGGACGGTGGCATCCAGACATCCGCCGATCGGGTGCGTGTGACGGTGCGTCTGCTGAATGTCTCGGACGGCCGGCAGCTCTGGGCATCACGGTTCGAGGAGCCGCTGACCAACATCTTCGCGCTGCAGGACGCCGTCGCAGAACGCGTGTCGGCCGCGCTCACAGTTCGGCTCGCCGCCAACCAGGCGCACGAGAAGCGCTACGTGGCCGACGTGGAGGCGTACCAGCTGTACCTGCTCGGCCGATACCACCTGGTTCGGCTGACCGACGACGGGTTCTCCAGGGCGCTGCACTACTTCGAGCAGGCCGTGGCCAGGGACCCGGCCTACGCGCAGGCGCACGCGGGGATGGCGAAGGCCTATGTGAGCCTGAGCGGCTTCAATGCGTGGCCACCGAGCGAGGGGTTTCCGAAGGCGCGGCAGTCAGCGGAGACGGCGTTGCGGCTCGACGAAGGCCTCGCCGACGCCCACGCGGCACTCGCCGACGCGATCTTTCTCCACGGGTGGAACTGGGGCGCCGCGGAACGCGAGTACAGGCGTGCGCTCGAGCTCAATCCTGGCGACGCGGATGCGCACATGGCCTACGGCTTCTACCTTGGCGCGATGGGCAGGCATGACGACGCGATCAAGGAGTCGACCCGCGCCGTCGAACTCGATCCTCTGTCGCCCACCCTGATTGCCGGCCTTGGCGGCGTCCTCCACGTTGCGCGTCGGCACGAGGAGGCCGGCGTGCAGTTTCGCAGGGCGCTCGCGATGGATCCGAACTTCGGCTACGGTCACTGGGGCCTCGGCCGAGCCTTGCTCGAGCAGCGCCGCTATGGACCTGCCGCCGAGGCGTTTCGCCGGTCGATTCCCCTCTCCGGCGACAGCCCCGACGAAACGGCTGAACTCGCGCGCACGTACGCACTGGCCGGCAAGCGCAGCGAAGCGCTTGCCCTCATCGCGCGCCTGACGCGTCTCTCGACACGCCGGTACGTGGCGCCGACGACGTTCGCGGTGTTGCACGCGGCGCTTGGCGACAAGGACAAGGCATTCTCGTGGCTGGCGCGGGCTCGTGAAAAACGCGACTTCCTCCTCGTGCTGGCGGCGGTGGAGCCGATGTTCGACCCGTTGCGTGACGACGCGAGGTTCACGGCGCTGCTCGCCTCGATGAAGCTCGCCGGCCCGCTTCCGAATCCGGCACGGTAG
- a CDS encoding GNAT family N-acetyltransferase — protein MRAAAIATTPAAILPLRVRYREEMHCQIVHDSIHRRAGWTSAYALRLDEVDAGFGTVAIGGPWTGKPTIFEFHVLPAYRNHAFLLFECLLEVSGARLMEIQSNDALLAAMLHTYARDVWSEKIVFQDGVTTALEANGARLLQVTPDTDVQAAIAARQGGTEWQLQLDGETVATGGILFHYNVPYGDIYMEVAEPFRRRGLGGYLVQELKRVAYALGGVPCARCSPENVASRRTLQQAGFVPFAHILNGSIPPSWTPGAERG, from the coding sequence ATGCGAGCGGCCGCGATCGCCACGACACCTGCAGCCATCCTGCCGTTGCGGGTGCGTTACCGGGAGGAAATGCACTGCCAGATCGTGCACGACTCGATTCATCGACGTGCGGGGTGGACGAGCGCCTATGCGCTGCGCCTCGACGAGGTGGACGCCGGATTCGGGACCGTGGCCATCGGCGGGCCGTGGACCGGCAAGCCGACGATCTTCGAGTTCCACGTGCTGCCCGCCTACCGGAATCACGCCTTCCTGTTGTTCGAGTGCCTCCTGGAGGTCAGCGGCGCGCGGCTGATGGAGATCCAGTCGAACGACGCGCTGCTCGCGGCCATGCTGCACACGTACGCGCGTGATGTCTGGAGCGAGAAGATCGTCTTCCAGGATGGCGTCACGACCGCGCTCGAGGCCAACGGCGCACGGCTGTTGCAGGTGACACCAGACACCGACGTGCAGGCGGCCATCGCCGCGCGGCAGGGCGGAACCGAGTGGCAGCTCCAGTTGGACGGCGAGACCGTGGCGACAGGCGGCATCCTGTTCCACTACAACGTGCCCTACGGTGACATCTACATGGAGGTGGCCGAGCCGTTCCGGCGCCGAGGTCTTGGCGGCTACCTGGTCCAGGAGCTGAAGCGCGTCGCGTACGCGCTCGGGGGCGTCCCGTGCGCGCGCTGCAGCCCGGAGAACGTGGCATCGCGCAGGACCCTGCAGCAGGCCGGCTTCGTGCCCTTCGCGCACATCCTGAACGGTTCCATCCCCCCGTCCTGGACGCCGGGCGCCGAACGAGGATGA
- a CDS encoding ScyD/ScyE family protein codes for MDKRTVFTLALAMTGLITLRPDGLQAATQEEGGPVVAAGLNNPRGLAFGPDGALYVAEAGSGGDGPCAEGAEGLRCLGTSGAIARIDLRRGALRRVATGLPSAALADGSFATGPHGIAFNGRGGADVTIGYGGDPANRTVDFGPEGEQFARLVAVSPSGHWTLAEDLGNYEAGANPTGDEVDSNPYGLVALPGRLVIADAGANALNEVAANGTVTTLATFPDGVAEAPEFLGLPPGTLLPMDTVPTSVAQGPDGSFYVGQLTGFPFPAGRANIYRVPAHGGPAEVFAEGFTAIIGLAFAPDGSLLVVEIARNGLVAAFLENDWTGALIRIAPDGARSELAAGALTAPGGVAVDRDGAIYVTNKSIFSGAGEVVRVEP; via the coding sequence ATGGACAAGCGCACAGTCTTCACGCTCGCACTTGCAATGACCGGGCTCATCACACTGCGGCCCGATGGCCTGCAGGCAGCCACCCAGGAAGAGGGCGGCCCCGTGGTCGCGGCAGGCCTGAACAATCCCAGGGGTCTCGCATTCGGCCCTGATGGCGCCCTGTATGTCGCCGAGGCCGGCAGCGGCGGTGATGGACCATGCGCCGAGGGAGCCGAGGGCCTGCGCTGCCTGGGCACGAGCGGCGCGATTGCCCGGATCGACCTGCGGCGCGGTGCTCTGAGGCGCGTCGCGACAGGGCTGCCCTCGGCGGCGCTCGCCGACGGCAGCTTCGCCACGGGCCCCCACGGCATCGCGTTCAACGGGCGTGGTGGCGCCGACGTCACCATCGGTTATGGCGGTGATCCCGCCAATCGCACCGTCGATTTCGGTCCCGAGGGCGAGCAGTTCGCGCGCCTCGTGGCCGTGAGCCCGAGTGGACACTGGACCCTGGCAGAGGACCTCGGCAACTACGAGGCCGGAGCGAACCCGACGGGTGACGAGGTGGATTCCAACCCGTACGGGCTCGTGGCCCTGCCGGGACGCCTGGTGATCGCCGACGCCGGTGCCAACGCGCTGAACGAGGTAGCGGCAAACGGCACCGTGACGACCCTGGCGACGTTTCCTGACGGGGTTGCCGAAGCGCCGGAGTTCCTGGGGTTGCCACCCGGAACGCTGCTCCCGATGGACACCGTGCCCACATCGGTTGCGCAGGGGCCGGATGGTTCGTTCTACGTCGGCCAACTCACCGGCTTTCCGTTCCCGGCTGGCCGCGCGAACATTTACCGGGTTCCGGCGCACGGCGGGCCGGCGGAGGTCTTCGCCGAGGGATTCACCGCCATCATCGGGCTGGCGTTCGCGCCCGACGGCTCACTTCTCGTCGTCGAGATCGCACGGAACGGGTTGGTGGCCGCGTTCCTGGAGAACGACTGGACCGGTGCGCTCATCCGCATCGCCCCTGACGGCGCGCGCAGCGAACTCGCGGCTGGCGCCCTCACTGCTCCAGGTGGCGTCGCCGTCGATCGTGACGGCGCGATCTACGTCACGAACAAGAGCATCTTCAGCGGAGCTGGCGAGGTCGTCCGCGTGGAGCCCTGA
- a CDS encoding sigma-70 family RNA polymerase sigma factor, with protein sequence MPMADPGPGDITSLLLEWGNGDRSALDRLVPLLYPEFRRLARRYMRGERPGHSLHTTALVHEAYLRLVDYTRVRPENRVHFFAIAAQAMRRILVERARQRRTARRGAGAQRVPLEDVVSRAEQRAAHLIALDEALERLATFDARKAQVVELKYFGGLTIDETADVVGVSTPTVEREWRAARLWLYREMAPEANR encoded by the coding sequence ATGCCCATGGCGGACCCAGGCCCCGGGGACATCACCAGCCTGCTCCTCGAGTGGGGCAACGGTGACCGCAGCGCGCTCGACCGCCTCGTTCCGCTGCTCTACCCCGAGTTCCGGCGCCTGGCTCGCCGCTACATGCGCGGCGAGAGGCCAGGCCACTCGCTCCACACGACGGCGCTCGTGCACGAGGCGTACCTGCGGCTCGTCGACTACACGCGCGTCAGGCCCGAGAACCGCGTTCACTTCTTCGCGATTGCCGCGCAGGCGATGCGTCGCATCCTCGTCGAGCGGGCGCGGCAACGCCGTACCGCCAGGCGGGGCGCCGGGGCGCAACGCGTGCCCCTCGAGGATGTCGTGAGCCGGGCCGAGCAGCGCGCTGCCCACCTGATCGCGCTCGACGAGGCACTGGAGCGGCTGGCGACGTTCGATGCGCGCAAGGCGCAGGTCGTCGAACTCAAGTACTTCGGCGGACTCACCATCGACGAGACCGCCGATGTCGTCGGCGTATCGACGCCGACCGTCGAGCGTGAATGGCGCGCCGCCCGCCTCTGGCTGTATCGCGAGATGGCGCCGGAGGCGAACCGGTGA
- a CDS encoding acyclic terpene utilization AtuA family protein: MKGRTLRLGAGAGYSGDRIEPAVQLAAHGQLDYLVFECLAERTIALSQQARARDERAGFDPLLLDRMRAVLPICRANGVRVITNMGAANPAGAADAVRALARDAGLAGLHVAAVTGDDVLAQVRQDQDAVLETGESVHSLADRLVSANAYIGVEPIVEALAQDADVVITGRAADPSLFLAPQVHEFGWRLDDWERLGAGTVTGHLLECAGQVTGGYFAEPGKKDVVDLAHLGFPIAEVGEDGATVITKVPGSGGCVSLATCKEQLLYEIHDPAAYYTPDVVADFTAVTLTEVGRDRVRVQGGRGRTRPECLKVTLGYRDGFVGEGQISYAGGGARRRAQLALEIVAARISEYGHAIEELRCDLIGVDALHGKLGASRGEPYEVRVRVAGRAQSASAAAWIGNEVEALYTNGPAGGAGATRLVRQILAVTSMLLPRDQVRCQVDVREA; encoded by the coding sequence GTGAAAGGACGCACGCTGCGGCTCGGCGCGGGTGCCGGCTACTCCGGCGACCGGATCGAGCCGGCCGTCCAGCTGGCCGCGCATGGACAGCTCGACTATCTCGTGTTCGAGTGCCTCGCGGAGCGCACGATCGCATTGTCCCAGCAGGCGCGCGCACGCGACGAGCGCGCCGGCTTCGATCCGCTGCTGCTGGACCGCATGCGCGCCGTGTTGCCCATTTGCCGCGCCAACGGCGTCCGCGTCATCACGAACATGGGTGCGGCCAATCCTGCGGGAGCCGCTGACGCGGTGCGCGCGCTTGCCAGGGACGCCGGGCTCGCGGGTCTTCACGTCGCTGCCGTCACGGGTGACGACGTGCTGGCGCAGGTGCGGCAGGACCAAGATGCCGTCCTGGAAACAGGCGAGTCTGTCCACTCGCTCGCGGACCGCCTCGTGTCTGCCAACGCCTACATCGGCGTCGAGCCCATCGTCGAGGCGCTTGCCCAGGATGCGGATGTCGTGATCACCGGGCGAGCCGCCGATCCCTCCCTGTTCCTCGCTCCGCAGGTGCACGAGTTCGGCTGGCGCCTGGACGACTGGGAGCGGCTGGGAGCCGGCACCGTCACGGGACATCTGCTCGAATGCGCGGGCCAGGTCACGGGCGGCTACTTCGCGGAGCCCGGGAAGAAGGACGTCGTCGATCTGGCGCACCTCGGGTTTCCGATTGCGGAGGTTGGCGAAGACGGCGCGACGGTGATCACGAAAGTGCCCGGGTCCGGCGGGTGCGTCTCGCTGGCCACGTGCAAGGAGCAGTTGCTGTACGAGATCCACGACCCGGCCGCGTACTACACACCCGATGTCGTCGCCGACTTCACTGCCGTCACGTTGACCGAGGTAGGCAGGGACCGCGTGCGCGTGCAGGGCGGTCGAGGCCGCACCAGGCCGGAATGCCTGAAGGTGACGCTCGGCTATCGCGACGGATTCGTCGGTGAGGGTCAGATCTCGTACGCGGGCGGCGGGGCGCGGCGGCGGGCACAACTGGCGCTGGAGATCGTGGCCGCGCGGATTTCGGAGTACGGGCACGCGATCGAGGAACTGCGGTGCGATCTGATTGGCGTCGATGCGCTTCATGGGAAACTGGGTGCCTCACGAGGCGAGCCGTACGAGGTCAGGGTTCGCGTGGCGGGTCGAGCCCAGTCCGCGTCGGCCGCGGCGTGGATCGGAAACGAAGTGGAGGCGCTCTACACGAACGGTCCTGCCGGCGGCGCCGGAGCGACCCGCCTCGTGCGGCAGATCCTGGCGGTGACGTCGATGCTCCTTCCACGCGACCAGGTTCGCTGCCAGGTGGACGTGCGGGAGGCGTGA